In the genome of Deltaproteobacteria bacterium, the window CTTCGACGATGGTGCCGGCGTGACCGAAGCGCATACCGGGCATCTCGTCCATGAAGCGGCCGGCCATGAATGCGATGATCGGCAGCCGCGACTTCTTCTCGACGACGTAGCGCGCCAGCTCGGCTTCCATGCGGCCGCCGGGCTCGCAGTAGATCACGATCGCTTTGGTCTCGGCGTCGGCTTCGTAGAGTGGCATGAGATCGGCGTAGGTGGAGCCAATGACCGCGTCGCCGCCGATCGACACCGCGGTCGATTGCCCGAGTCCCGCCGCGGTCAGCGTGTTGCACATCTCCGTCGTCATGCCGCCGGAACGCGACATGACGCCGATCGGACCCTTCTTGAACGCCTTCTTCGCGTCGACCGCGCGGCCACCGAGCCCGCCCATCTTGGCTTCATCGGGGGACAAGACGCCGAGACAGTTCGGCCCGATGATGCGCGCGCCGCGCAGTCGCGCCAGCTCGACCATCTGCGCGACCTCGAAACGCGGGATGCGCTCGGTGACGACGACGATGGTTTTGATTCCGGCTTCGAGCGCCTCGTACACGGCGTCACGCGTGAAGGCCGGCGGTACGGCGACAACCGAGCCGTCGACCCGCGTCTTCGCGGTGATTTGCCTCACCGTGTCGTAGACCGGAATGCCGTAGACGTCGCGTCCGCCACGACCTGGGGTCACGCCCCCAACCACTTTAGAGCCATAGTCGAGACACTCGCGGCTCATGTTCACCGCCTCGCGGCCGGTGATGCCTTGAATGATAAAGGTGTCGTCTTTGGTGATCAGAATCGACATGCCGTCCTCAGTTCCCAACCATCAGCCATCTGCAATCGGCCATCAGCCAACCCGCATCTTCGCGACGGCGCGGCCGGCGGCTTCGTACATCGACACGGTGCGGTCGCAATACTCGACGCCGTAGTGCTTGAGGATCTTGAAGCCTTCGGTTTCCCATGAACCCGGAATGCGGAAGATGGCGATTTTCTCCGACGGCTTGTGGCCGGATTCGATCACGCCTTTGATGACGCCGCGGGCCACGATGTCGACGCGGGTGTTCGACACCACGTTCATCATCACTGCGATCTTCTTCACGCCGGGTTTGGAGAGAATCAGCTTGGTCAGTTCGCAGGTTTTGGTGACACTTGGGTTGCCGCCGATCTCGCAGTAGTTGGCGGGCCTGCCGCCGTGCTTGCGAATGGCATCGAACAGCGTGAGCGAGCCGCCGCCGGCGCCGATGACGAGGCCGAGATCACCGTCGAACTCGACGACGTTGCCGGCGACGCCGCGATGATCGCCGGCATCGACGGCCACACCTTTGATCTCGAAGTCCGTCGGCGGACGCGCTTGGCGCTTCTCTTCCGGATCGATGCCGAGCTCCTTGAGAATCGCCTTCTGGCTGTCGCGCGCGTCATCTTCCATGTCGACGTGGCCGTCGAGGCAGACGAAGCGGCCGTCGGCCAGCTTCGCCAGCGGATTGATCTCGGCGAGCGTGAGACCGTAGGTGATGAAGATGCGCGCCAAACCGGCGGTGATCTGCGCCAGACGATTGAGGTCGGAGCCGCTGATGTTGAGCGAGGCGATTAATTCCTTCGCCATGAAATCGGAGAACGGCAGCAGTG includes:
- a CDS encoding CoA-binding protein, with translation MSILITKDDTFIIQGITGREAVNMSRECLDYGSKVVGGVTPGRGGRDVYGIPVYDTVRQITAKTRVDGSVVAVPPAFTRDAVYEALEAGIKTIVVVTERIPRFEVAQMVELARLRGARIIGPNCLGVLSPDEAKMGGLGGRAVDAKKAFKKGPIGVMSRSGGMTTEMCNTLTAAGLGQSTAVSIGGDAVIGSTYADLMPLYEADAETKAIVIYCEPGGRMEAELARYVVEKKSRLPIIAFMAGRFMDEMPGMRFGHAGTIVEGKADTTAEKIKRLETAGISIAERIEDIPALVKTRIGMTG
- a CDS encoding acetate--CoA ligase family protein, yielding MRFYEYESKRLFGKHGVPLPTGSKVAHTPQEASAIAAEIAGPVVLKSQVLTGGRMKAGGVLFSDNPAAAAAAAKKILALTINGHTPRGVLVEARAPIAQEYYVGVTWDGVARLPVMICSDMGGIDIEEVAETHPQHIAKRNFSTLLPFSDFMAKELIASLNISGSDLNRLAQITAGLARIFITYGLTLAEINPLAKLADGRFVCLDGHVDMEDDARDSQKAILKELGIDPEEKRQARPPTDFEIKGVAVDAGDHRGVAGNVVEFDGDLGLVIGAGGGSLTLFDAIRKHGGRPANYCEIGGNPSVTKTCELTKLILSKPGVKKIAVMMNVVSNTRVDIVARGVIKGVIESGHKPSEKIAIFRIPGSWETEGFKILKHYGVEYCDRTVSMYEAAGRAVAKMRVG